A single genomic interval of uncultured Pseudodesulfovibrio sp. harbors:
- a CDS encoding (Fe-S)-binding protein, with amino-acid sequence MADIHKLAQMLKELDDQLVNCMKCGMCQAVCPVFSKSGRESDVARGKLALLDGLASEMLSDPEGVNEKLNRCLLCGTCAANCPSGVKVMDIFLKARAIMTGYFGLSPVKKAIFKGMLQNPKLFNALTGMGAKFQGIFTKKVDDMLGSSCARFNAPVIGDRHFASLAPKPLHKIVPELDTPAGKSGIKVALYVGCVVDKIFPHVGESILKVLEHHGVGVYMPSGQACCGIPALSSGDTETFDKLVAINAKLFKEGEFDYLVTGCATCTSTIKELWPRMFHGDSALKYDIGVFERKTMDISQFLVDVLKVEPKKLTGGRKVTYHDPCHLKNSLGITAQPRAVIQAAGLELTEMKDAGTCCGCGGSFNIAHYELSKKIGSQKADNCMASGAEVAATSCPACMLQLTDMLSQKGAKMEVKHVIELYADQLNS; translated from the coding sequence ATGGCTGATATTCATAAACTGGCCCAGATGCTCAAGGAGTTGGACGACCAGCTTGTCAACTGCATGAAATGCGGTATGTGCCAAGCCGTCTGTCCCGTCTTCTCCAAGTCCGGTCGCGAAAGCGACGTGGCACGCGGCAAGCTCGCGCTGCTTGACGGCCTTGCTTCCGAGATGCTTTCCGATCCGGAAGGCGTCAACGAGAAGCTGAACCGCTGTCTGCTGTGCGGCACCTGCGCCGCCAACTGTCCGAGCGGCGTCAAGGTGATGGACATCTTCCTGAAGGCGCGCGCCATCATGACCGGTTACTTCGGTTTGTCCCCGGTCAAGAAGGCCATCTTCAAGGGAATGCTCCAGAACCCGAAACTGTTCAATGCCCTGACCGGCATGGGCGCGAAGTTCCAAGGCATATTCACCAAGAAGGTGGATGACATGCTCGGTTCTTCCTGTGCGCGTTTCAACGCTCCCGTCATCGGGGACCGTCACTTCGCGTCACTGGCCCCCAAGCCCCTGCACAAGATCGTTCCCGAGCTGGACACTCCGGCAGGGAAGAGCGGCATCAAGGTCGCTCTCTATGTCGGTTGTGTCGTTGACAAGATATTCCCCCATGTGGGCGAATCCATTCTCAAGGTTTTGGAGCACCACGGCGTCGGCGTGTACATGCCGTCCGGTCAGGCCTGCTGCGGCATTCCCGCACTGTCTTCCGGCGACACGGAAACCTTTGACAAGTTGGTAGCCATCAATGCCAAGCTGTTCAAGGAAGGCGAGTTCGATTATCTCGTCACCGGCTGCGCCACCTGTACTTCCACTATCAAGGAACTGTGGCCCCGCATGTTCCATGGCGATTCCGCTCTCAAGTACGACATCGGCGTATTCGAACGGAAGACCATGGACATCAGCCAGTTCCTCGTGGACGTGCTCAAGGTGGAACCCAAGAAGCTGACGGGCGGCAGAAAAGTGACGTATCACGATCCCTGCCACCTGAAGAATTCTCTCGGTATCACTGCCCAGCCCCGGGCCGTGATTCAGGCTGCCGGCCTTGAACTGACTGAGATGAAAGATGCGGGCACCTGTTGCGGCTGCGGAGGCAGCTTCAACATTGCCCATTACGAGCTGTCCAAGAAGATCGGCTCACAGAAGGCGGACAACTGCATGGCTTCCGGCGCTGAAGTCGCAGCCACCAGCTGTCCGGCATGCATGCTTCAACTTACCGATATGCTTTCACAGAAGGGAGCAAAGATGGAAGTCAAGCACGTGATCGAACTGTACGCCGATCAACTGAACAGTTAA
- a CDS encoding FAD-linked oxidase C-terminal domain-containing protein → MSNDAIIKEFEAAAGAENVMTSETDRHSYSYDAAVLDSVMPALVVRPETSEALGKVTKLCNDNGLPLTVRGAGTNLSGGTIPHPGGVVVLTNGLNRILEINEEDMYAVVEPGVVTAQFAAEVAKRGLFYPPDPGSQTVSTLGGNVAENAGGLRGLKYGVTKDYVMGVDFWDVNGELVKSGSRTVKCVTGYNLAGLMVASEGTLGVFDKIILKLIPPAQTAKSMMAIFPSMKAASETVAAIIANKIVPATLEMMDNFTIRAVENFRKAGLPTDAEALLLIEVDGHPGQVADEAAMVEKICKANGATEIKVAKDAAERDAVWQARRDALPALAKLRPTCVLEDATVPRSKIPAMIEALGEISRKFDLTIGTFGHAGDGNLHPTILTDKRDKNEWERVEKGIDMIFDKALALGGTLSGEHGIGMAKSKYLELETSKGTLAYARRMKSVLDPKGILNPGKIIAPE, encoded by the coding sequence ATGAGCAATGATGCCATCATCAAGGAATTCGAGGCAGCAGCAGGCGCCGAGAATGTCATGACCAGCGAGACTGACCGTCATTCCTATTCTTATGATGCAGCGGTCCTTGATTCAGTTATGCCCGCTTTGGTTGTCCGTCCCGAGACCAGCGAAGCTTTGGGTAAAGTCACCAAACTCTGTAACGACAACGGCCTTCCGCTGACAGTTCGCGGTGCCGGTACCAATCTTTCCGGCGGAACCATCCCTCATCCGGGTGGCGTCGTCGTCCTGACCAACGGTCTGAACCGTATCCTCGAAATCAATGAAGAAGACATGTACGCCGTGGTCGAACCCGGTGTCGTGACTGCCCAGTTCGCGGCGGAAGTCGCCAAGCGCGGCCTGTTCTATCCGCCGGATCCGGGTTCCCAGACCGTCTCCACCCTCGGCGGCAACGTTGCTGAAAACGCTGGCGGCCTGCGCGGCCTCAAGTACGGCGTCACCAAGGACTACGTCATGGGCGTGGATTTCTGGGACGTCAACGGTGAATTGGTCAAGTCCGGTTCCCGCACCGTCAAATGCGTCACCGGTTACAACCTTGCCGGTCTGATGGTCGCTTCCGAAGGCACCCTCGGCGTGTTCGACAAGATCATTCTCAAGCTTATTCCCCCGGCACAGACAGCCAAGTCCATGATGGCCATCTTCCCTTCCATGAAGGCCGCTTCCGAAACCGTTGCAGCCATTATTGCCAACAAGATCGTGCCTGCTACTCTTGAAATGATGGATAACTTTACTATCCGTGCGGTTGAAAACTTCCGTAAGGCCGGTCTGCCTACCGATGCCGAGGCTCTGCTGCTTATCGAAGTAGACGGACATCCCGGACAGGTCGCAGACGAAGCCGCCATGGTTGAAAAGATATGCAAGGCTAACGGTGCTACCGAAATCAAGGTTGCCAAGGACGCAGCCGAGCGTGATGCTGTTTGGCAGGCCCGCCGCGACGCACTTCCGGCTCTGGCAAAGCTCAGGCCTACCTGCGTGCTGGAAGACGCCACCGTTCCCCGTTCCAAGATTCCCGCAATGATCGAAGCACTGGGTGAAATCAGCCGCAAGTTCGATCTGACCATCGGTACTTTCGGTCACGCCGGCGACGGCAACCTGCACCCGACCATTCTTACCGACAAGCGCGACAAGAACGAGTGGGAACGCGTGGAAAAGGGCATCGACATGATCTTCGACAAGGCACTTGCCCTCGGCGGCACCCTGTCCGGCGAGCACGGAATCGGCATGGCAAAGTCCAAGTACCTCGAGCTGGAAACGTCCAAGGGTACTCTTGCATACGCCCGGCGCATGAAGTCCGTTCTTGATCCCAAGGGCATTCTGAACCCCGGCAAGATCATCGCCCCCGAATAA